The DNA region GCCCCCAACTTTCCACGTCAAAGCGAGAATCCCCATGCACCCACGCTTTCTTCTGGCACTGACGCCTCTGCTGTTCACTACCGCTGCTTATGCGGTGGACTGCGACAACGCCGCCGATCAGGCGACGATGAATCAGTGCGCGGCGCAGCAGCACAAGACGGCGGACAAGGAGTTGAATGCGCTTTACCAGCAGATCAACGAGCGCTTGAAGAGCAACCCCGAAAGCAAAAAGCTGCTGATCGGGGCGCAGCGTTCGTGGATTGCGTTTTGGGATGCCGAGTGCAAGTTCTCGAGCGTCGGAGTGGAAGGCGGGAGTGTGTATCCGCTGATCTACAGCAACTGTGTTACTGAGTTGACCAAGGCACGGGTGGAGACTTTCAAGAATTATTTGAAGTGTCAGGAGGGGGATTTGACTTGTCCGGTGCCTGGGGCTTGATGATTCAGTGCTTGTAAGGGCCTCATCGCGAGCAAGCTCGCTCCCACAGTGGTTTTCGGTCATACACAAATTGTGTGTTCACCGACGACCTACTGTGGGAGCGGGCTTGCTCCGGGCGGCGATCCGACGAAGGCGCCAGTTCAGGCACCGAGGTTATCGAACAAATATCTGCGCGGTGGTGATCGCCATATCCCCACCCGGCAACTTGATGCTGCCAATCTGCTTCATGCTCTCGGGATCAAAGATCGCCACATCGTTAAACGTCCCCGCCAGATAAATCTTGCTGCCGTCCTTGTTGAACGAAATGCAGTAGTAGGAATGATCCAGCGTCGCCGCCTGGAGCATTTTCTTCTCCTTGATGTCGTACTTCGCCAAACGGTTGAGCACGCCAAACATCAGGTTCGGGTCCTTCGGTGAGCGCATGCCGCTGAAGTAGATTTCCGTCAGCGGGCCGAAGTCGGTGGTTTCGGTCTTGCCGGTTTTCAGGTCGATGCTGAACAGCCCATAGAGGTACTCGGCGGTCAACGGGTCCTGATTCTTGTCCTTGAATTTCGCGGCGGTGTAGAGCAGCGAGAAGTCATGGCGATAAGTCTGCTGGTTCCACACGTAAAGCACGTCCGGTGCGCTGTAGCCCGGGCGTTTCCAATGACGGCTGGGGATCAGCACGTCGAACTTGCCGGTTTTCACATCGACCTTGTAGACGTCCGCCCCCGCCACATACAGCGTGCCGTCGTCACCGCTCTGCATGATCGTCAATTGCCGTGGCGCCGGGAAACTGCGCACGGGTTTGGCGTCCATGCCGGCGTCGGTGGCGTAAACATCAAGCCGAGGCTGCTGCACTTCATAACGGTCGTTGAGCATCAACGTCGGGTTGGCGATGGTGAACAACTCCTTACCGTCGTGGCTGAGGGTGAAGGCGAACATGGACCTCGCTTTCTCCCCCGGTTTCTGGGTGATGCTGGCGTGGAACACCTGTTTACAGCTGTCGAGTTCGACGCCATAGACATCCGCGTAGTGGTTGTTCAGCACGTAAGCGGTCTTGCGGTCCGGCGACAACTGCACGGTGCCGGGACCGAAGGCATCCGGCATTTTGCAGGTCTTGAACAAGGTGTCGGTGACCACGTCGATGACGTGCAGGTTGTTCGGGTAATTGGTGGTCAACATGTACTCGTGACCATCTTGTAGAGCAGTGTTTTCATCGGCCAGAACAGTGAGCGAACACACGCTCAGGACGGCGAACGCGGTCAGGCCGCAGGCTTTGATGCGATGCATGCTGGAATCCTTCTTCTCTGTCCGATTACTTGTCTTTTGGAAAGACAGTCCCGAGGTTGCGCCAGTTTTCATTGGACGCCTGGGCATCCTTGTTCCAGTCCGGGTAGGTGCTCATCATGTCGGGCACCTGGGCCGGCCACCAGCAAGGGTCGGAGCAGCCGTAAAGGTCGGCTTCCATCGGCTGGCACAGCGACGACACACCGCCAAACGCATCGATTTCCCAACCCGGGTCGGTGGTCGAGGCGCAGCCAGCGACGGAACTCATCGCCACCACTTCTTCGATGCGGTTTTCGCCCGCGGCCTCATCGAGTTTCAGCGCTTTATTATTGATTGCCTTGAGATGTTTCATATCAGTGAGCCTTGCGCGGAGTGATGTAGCTGCTGATAAACGCAGGGTTGTGGGCCATGATCCGGGTGTAGACCTCGATGCCGAAGTCGACCCAGTCACGCATCAGTTCGCAGTAGTGATAGGTCGGGTGGGTCGGGTCGCCGTAACGGGCATAGCTCTCGTGGTAGCAGCCGCCGGAGCAGAGATTGCGGATCTGGCAGTCTTCGCAGCCGGTGTTGGTGCGGTCCAGGCGCTGGGACAGGAAGTCGTTCAACTCGACCTGTTTCACCCCACTGTGGACGTTGCCGAAGGTCGGTAGGCTCGAGCCGGTAAAGCGGTGGCACAGGTTCAATTCACCCTTGTGATCCACCGCCAGCATCTTCAGACCCGCACCGCAGGGCAGGGCTTTTTTGTGGCCTTCGTGGATGTCGGTGATCAGCTGGTGCAGGTTGGAGAAACCGATGTTGCGGTGCTCCAGCGCCGCTTCCAGATAACGCCGGCCGAGTTTCTTCATGTTGGCGAAGACTTCGATCAGCTCGTCGCTGGACAGGTTGAAGGTGCTGATGTCGCCGGAGGTCACCGGTGCAAAGCCAACCTCGGCAAAACCCAGTTCGTTGAACAGGTGATCCCAGATAGTTTCGACGTCGGTGACGCCGGTGGTCAGGGTCACCCGAGCACCGACCGGACGACTGTTGTAGCGTGACAGCAGCATTTCAGCCTTGCGCCGCACCACGTCGTACGTGCCCTGCCCGCCCACGGTGATGCGGTTGCGGTCGTGCACGGTTTTCGGTCCGTCGATACTGACTGACAGGCCAAAACGGTGGGCGTTGAGGTAGTCCACGGTCTCTTCGGTGAGCAGCGTCGCGTTGGTGGTCATGACGAACTCGACGAACTTGCCCGCCTCGCGGAAACGTTTCTCGCAATAGTCGACCATGTACTCGATCAGCTTGCGATTGCTCAGCGGCTCACCGCCGAAAAACACCACGGTGAAACGCTCTTCGTCCGGGGATTCGCGCAGCAGCATTTCCACTGAGGCGACCGCCGTTTCGACGTCCATTTTCTTGCCGGCCGATGGCTTGTCCAGGTCTTCCTTGTAGCAGTAGGTGCAGCTCAGATTGCAGCCTGTGTTGACGTTGAGCACCACGGTGTTGATCGCCGTGCGCTCGACCCGCTTGGTGCCGATGTCGGGGGTCAGCGGCGAGCCGTCGCTGACCAGTTCCAGGGCCATCAGCTCACGGAGGGTCTCGGTGATTTCCTCGCCGTTGAAACGAGCGGCCAAGCGCTGGATCAAGTCGTCCGACGAACAGCCGGGACCGCGCAAGGTGTCGATGATGGTGCCCGTCAGCTCATCACTGGCGAACAGCGAACTGCTGGGAATGTGAAACAGCATGCGGTCGGCATCGACGTGCACTTCGTGCAGGTTCCGCTCAACCAGATTCAAAATAGCGCCCATTGCAACCTCCTGTGCAAACCCCGTTCTACGGGGCTCACGGTCATTCCAAAAAAATGTCTGAAGCCGTTGAAGTCAGCCAGCTCACGTTTTCAAAATCATGGAATGGGTGGATTGTTCCAGCGTTGCACGGTGACGATCATGTGGCCTTCGCCGGTCAGGGATTTCCCTGCGTCGTCGACGGCGGCGATCACCTTGAGGTTGCCGGCATTGTTGGTGGACATTTTGCGCTGCGGGTTCGGCCCGGCATCGCCCGGTGTGAACACGCCGCTGTCAGCCTGCATGGTGCCGGCGAACTTGACGTCCTCGTCTTCCTTGGCCCGGTCGTCGAAGGCTTCGACCGACCACTGCGCCGGGAACACGCCGATGCGATACGACTTGCCGTCAGCGCCCTTGCCCCAGGCTTCGGCATCAAAACGGCCC from Pseudomonas sp. ACM7 includes:
- a CDS encoding lysozyme inhibitor LprI family protein; this encodes MHPRFLLALTPLLFTTAAYAVDCDNAADQATMNQCAAQQHKTADKELNALYQQINERLKSNPESKKLLIGAQRSWIAFWDAECKFSSVGVEGGSVYPLIYSNCVTELTKARVETFKNYLKCQEGDLTCPVPGA
- the peaD gene encoding quinohemoprotein amine dehydrogenase subunit beta — encoded protein: MHRIKACGLTAFAVLSVCSLTVLADENTALQDGHEYMLTTNYPNNLHVIDVVTDTLFKTCKMPDAFGPGTVQLSPDRKTAYVLNNHYADVYGVELDSCKQVFHASITQKPGEKARSMFAFTLSHDGKELFTIANPTLMLNDRYEVQQPRLDVYATDAGMDAKPVRSFPAPRQLTIMQSGDDGTLYVAGADVYKVDVKTGKFDVLIPSRHWKRPGYSAPDVLYVWNQQTYRHDFSLLYTAAKFKDKNQDPLTAEYLYGLFSIDLKTGKTETTDFGPLTEIYFSGMRSPKDPNLMFGVLNRLAKYDIKEKKMLQAATLDHSYYCISFNKDGSKIYLAGTFNDVAIFDPESMKQIGSIKLPGGDMAITTAQIFVR
- the qhpC gene encoding quinohemoprotein amine dehydrogenase subunit gamma, with product MKHLKAINNKALKLDEAAGENRIEEVVAMSSVAGCASTTDPGWEIDAFGGVSSLCQPMEADLYGCSDPCWWPAQVPDMMSTYPDWNKDAQASNENWRNLGTVFPKDK
- the peaB gene encoding quinohemoprotein amine dehydrogenase maturation protein; this translates as MGAILNLVERNLHEVHVDADRMLFHIPSSSLFASDELTGTIIDTLRGPGCSSDDLIQRLAARFNGEEITETLRELMALELVSDGSPLTPDIGTKRVERTAINTVVLNVNTGCNLSCTYCYKEDLDKPSAGKKMDVETAVASVEMLLRESPDEERFTVVFFGGEPLSNRKLIEYMVDYCEKRFREAGKFVEFVMTTNATLLTEETVDYLNAHRFGLSVSIDGPKTVHDRNRITVGGQGTYDVVRRKAEMLLSRYNSRPVGARVTLTTGVTDVETIWDHLFNELGFAEVGFAPVTSGDISTFNLSSDELIEVFANMKKLGRRYLEAALEHRNIGFSNLHQLITDIHEGHKKALPCGAGLKMLAVDHKGELNLCHRFTGSSLPTFGNVHSGVKQVELNDFLSQRLDRTNTGCEDCQIRNLCSGGCYHESYARYGDPTHPTYHYCELMRDWVDFGIEVYTRIMAHNPAFISSYITPRKAH